A DNA window from Brassica napus cultivar Da-Ae chromosome A4, Da-Ae, whole genome shotgun sequence contains the following coding sequences:
- the LOC106446725 gene encoding UDP-glycosyltransferase 86A2-like: MADVKNPNKHHKHHRLHALLIPYPFQGHVNPFVHLAIKLASQGITVTFVNTHYNHHQINSGDIFAGVRSESGLDIRYATVSDGLPLGFDRSLNHDQYQSALLHVFSAHVEELVESLVGEGVNVMIADTFFVWPSVVARKFGLVCVSFWTEAALVFSLYYHMDLLRIHGHFGAQETRRDLIDYIPGVEAINPKDTASYLQETDISSVVHQIIFKAFEDVKKVDFVLCNTIHQFESKTIHALNSKIPFYAIGPIIPFNLKTGSSVTTSLWSESDCTQWLNTKPAGSVLYISFGSYAHVTKKDLVEIAHGISLSRVNFVWVVRPDIVSSDETNPLPAGFESEAGDRGIVIPWCCQMTVLSHPSIGGFLTHCGWNSILESIWCEVPLLCFPLLTDQVTNRKLVVDDWKIGMNLCEDRGFVGRDEVKMSIGRLMRGESREGVRGAIGRVKMSLEGALKCRGSSGENLGLFVDGLVAKVGLSNGKA; this comes from the exons ATGGCGGACGTTAAAAACCCTAACAAACACCATAAACATCATCGTCTTCATGCTCTCTTGATCCCATACCCATTCCAAGGACATGTAAACCCGTTCGTACACTTAGCCATCAAGCTCGCGTCGCAGGGGATCACCGTCACATTCGTCAACACTCATTACAACCACCACCAGATCAACTCGGGGGATATTTTCGCCGGAGTTAGATCGGAGTCTGGTCTTGACATACGTTACGCTACGGTTTCCGACGGACTTCCTCTCGGGTTTGACCGGTCTTTGAACCATGACCAGTACCAATCTGCGTTGCTGCACGTGTTCTCGGCTCACGTGGAGGAGCTTGTGGAGAGTCTTGTCGGAGAAGGTGTGAATGTGATGATCGCAGACACGTTTTTTGTTTGGCCGTCGGTGGTTGCGAGgaagttcggtttggtttgtgtCTCGTTTTGGACCGAAGCTGCTTTGGTTTTTTCTCTCTATTACCATATGGATCTGCTTCGGATTCATGGTCATTTTGGTGCTCAAG AAACCCGAAGAGATCTAATCGATTACATCCCCGGGGTCGAAGCAATAAACCCGAAAGACACAGCATCATATCTCCAAGAAACCGACATCTCCTCCGTGGTCCACCAAATCATCTTCAAAGCATTCGAAGACGTGAAGAAAGTCGACTTCGTCCTCTGCAACACCATCCACCAATTCGAATCCAAAACCATCCACGCCCTAAACTCCAAAATCCCTTTCTACGCGATCGGACCGATAATCCCATTCAATCTCAAAACCGGTTCTTCGGTCACCACCAGCCTCTGGTCAGAATCCGATTGCACGCAATGGCTCAACACTAAACCGGCCGGTTCAGTTTTATACATTTCCTTCGGAAGCTACGCGCACGTGACCAAGAAAGACTTAGTCGAGATCGCTCACGGGATCTCGTTAAGCAGAGTGAACTTCGTGTGGGTGGTTCGTCCCGATATCGTCAGCTCCGACGAGACCAACCCCTTGCCGGCGGGGTTCGAATCGGAGGCCGGAGACCGCGGGATCGTGATTCCGTGGTGCTGTCAGATGACGGTGCTCTCGCATCCGAGCATCGGAGGGTTTTTGACGCACTGTGGGTGGAACTCGATCTTGGAGAGCATATGGTGTGAGGTTCCGTTGCTTTGCTTCCCGTTGTTGACGGATCAGGTTACGAATCGGAAGCTTGTGGTTGATGATTGGAAGATTGGGATGAATCTGTGTGAGGATCGGGGGTTTGTTGGGAGGGATGAGGTGAAGATGAGTATTGGCCGTTTGATGCGTGGGGAATCGAGAGAGGGAGTTAGGGGAGCGATCGGACGGGTGAAAATGAGTTTGGAAGGTGCGCTGAAATGCAGAGGATCGTCTGGGGAGAATTTGGGTTTGTTTGTTGATGGACTTGTGGCTAAGGTTGGGTTATCTAATGGGAAAGCTTAA
- the LOC106446724 gene encoding uncharacterized protein LOC106446724 yields MANAWKRDKNQKLLAPKTLIITLLVLSIIFLSSLFFFFSSSSSSSYLQNSNPNPTISTKFPIPPFDCFKCPQSKPVIANVVENLKYPFLYSLADLGNLPEKPHKNIVRLLKGKPFRKPDISATIQEVLERMRADGKRDGFVVDVGANVGMASFAAAAMGFKVLAFEPVFENLQRICDGIWFNRVASLVTVFEAVASDRNGDITFHKLVGRLDNSAVSEVGARLAFKSNKEIAVQVKSIPLDELIPPSQPILLIKIDVQGWEKHVLNGAKKLLSRKPAEAPYLIYEEDERLLKASNSSSKEIRDFLKSVGYSKCVQHGTDAHCTKE; encoded by the exons ATGGCAAACGCCTGGAAAAGAGACAAGAATCAGAAGCTATTAGCACCAAAGACCTTAATAATCACTCTTCTTGTTCTCTCCATCATCTTCCTCTcctcactcttcttcttcttctcatcgtCCTCTTCCTCCTCATATCTCCAAAACTcaaatccaaatccgaccatCTCCACCAAGTTCCCAATCCCTCCCTTCGACTGCTTCAAATGCCCCCAATCCAAACCCGTGATCGCCAACGTCGTCGAGAATCTCAAATACCCTTTCCTCTACTCCCTCGCCGATCTCGGGAACCTCCCTGAGAAGCCGCACAAGAACATCGTCAGGCTGCTCAAAGGGAAGCCCTTTCGGAAACCGGACATCTCCGCGACGATCCAAGAAGTTCTTGAGAGGATGAGGGCTGATGGCAAAAGAGATGGGTTTGTCGTTGATGTGGGAGCTAATGTCGGTATGGCTAGCTTCGCCGCCGCGGCCATGGGGTTTAAAGTGCTGGCTTTTGAGCCTGTTTTCGAGAATTTGCAGAGGATCTGTGATGGGATTTGGTTCAATAGAGTTGCCTCTTTGGTCACTGTGTTTGAAGCTGTTGCTTCTGATAGAAATGGGGATATTACCTTCCATAAG TTGGTTGGAAGGCTTGACAACAGCGCGGTTTCGGAGGTGGGGGCAAGACTTGCATTCAAGTCCAACAAAGAAATAGCGGTCCAAGTGAAATCCATACCTCTTGATGAACTCATCCCGCCTTCTCAACCGATCCTTTTAATCAAGATCGATGTTCAAGGCTGGGAGAAGCATGTTTTAAACGGTGCAAAGAAGCTGCTCTCCAGGAAACCGGCGGAAGCTCCTTATCTAATCTATGAGGAAGATGAAAGATTGCTCAAGGCAAGCAATAGTAGCTCCAAAGAGATACGCGATTTCCTTAAAAGCGTTGGATATAGCAAGTGTGTCCAGCATGGCACAGATGCGCATTGCACTAAGGAGTAA
- the LOC125608044 gene encoding alpha-L-fucosidase 1-like — translation MSLLTLLFFSSLLSLSKSTPLKPHPLPILPLPSSQQLQWQLGSMSMFLHFGPNTFTDSEWGTGKADPSVFNPAHLNATQWVQIAKDSGFSRVILTAKHHDGFCLWPSVYTDYSVKSSPWRNGTGDVVAELASAAAEAGIGLGLYLSPWDRHDGAYGKTLEYNEFYLSQMTELLTKYGEIKEVWLDGAKGEGEKDMEYYFTTWFSLIHQLQPGAVIFSDAGPDVRWIGDEAGVAGSTCWSLFNRTNAKIGDTDPLYSQQGDGFGQDWVPAECDVSIRPGWFWHALESPKPVAKLLDIYYNSVGRNCLFLLNVPPNSSGLISEQDIKVLKEFRELKNSIFANNLALKGFINSSSVRGGQFGAENVLEEGLDKYWAPEEKQKEWELYLEFRDPVSFNVLEVQEPIQMGQRVASYHLEMRNVESGKWERVVRGTTVGFKRLLRFPRCESRSLKLVVEKARADPLISYIGIYMDKFSDSGRNSSKITITRALQEELVLNDS, via the exons ATGTCTCTACTCactctcctcttcttctcctcacTCCTCTCCCTATCCAAATCTACCCCACTGAAACCACACCCTCTTCCGATCCTACCCCTCCCTTCATCCCAACAGCTCCAATGGCAGCTCGGATCCATGTCCATGTTCCTCCACTTCGGCCCCAACACCTTCACCGACTCCGAATGGGGCACCGGAAAAGCCGACCCGTCCGTCTTCAACCCGGCCCACCTCAACGCCACCCAGTGGGTCCAAATCGCCAAAGACTCCGGCTTCTCCCGCGTCATCCTCACGGCGAAGCACCACGACGGCTTCTGCCTCTGGCCCAGCGTCTACACCGACTACTCCGTCAAATCCTCCCCCTGGAGAAACGGCACCGGCGACGTCGTGGCGGAGCTAGCTTCGGCGGCGGCGGAGGCGGGTATCGGACTCGGCCTTTACCTCTCTCCGTGGGACCGCCACGACGGAGCTTACGGGAAGACGTTGGAGTACAACGAGTTTTACCTGAGTCAGATGACCGAGTTGCTGACAAA GTATGGAGAGATTAAGGAAGTGTGGTTAGATGGAGCCAAAGGGGAAGGAGAGAAAGACATGGAGTATTACTTCACCACTTGGTTTAGTTTGATCCACCAGCTTCAGCCCGGCGCCGTTATATTTTCCGACGCCGGGCCTGATGTCCGGTGGATCGGCGACGAAGCTGGAGTCGCTGGGTCCACTTGCTGGTCGCTCTTTAACCGAACCAATGCGAAAATAGGGGACACTGATCCTCTCTACTCTCAGCAAGGTGATGGGTTTGGACAAGATTGGGTGCCGGCGGAGTGTGATGTATCGATCAGACCGGGTTGGTTTTGGCACGCGTTGGAGTCTCCTAAACCGGTGGCTAAGCTTCTGGATATATACTATAACTCGGTGGGGAGGAACTGTCTGTTCTTGCTCAACGTTCCTCCTAACTCCTCAGGGTTGATATCTGAGCAGGACATCAAGGTTCTTAAGGAGTTCCGTGAGTTGAAAAATTCGATTTTCGCCAATAACCTCGCCCTCAAAGGTTTTATTAACTCGAGCAGCGTCCGTGGCGGCCAGTTTGGTGCTGAGAATGTTTTGGAAGAAGGGTTGGATAAGTACTGGGCGCCGGAGGAGAAGCAGAAGGAATGGGAGCTGTACTTGGAGTTTCGAGATCCGGTTAGTTTCAACGTGTTGGAAGTGCAAGAACCGATCCAGATGGGTCAGAGGGTAGCGTCGTATCATCTGGAGATGCGGAACGTTGAGAGCGGTAAGTGGGAGAGAGTTGTGAGGGGCACTACGGTTGGTTTCAAGAGGCTTTTAAGGTTTCCGAGATGCGAGTCGCGGTCTCTGAAGCTTGTGGTGGAGAAAGCGAGGGCCGACCCGCTTATATCGTACATTGGAATCTACATGGATAAGTTTTCGGATTCGGGGAGGAACTCGTCAAAGATAACAATCACAAGGGCACTTCAGGAGGAGCTTGTACTGAATGATTCCTAG
- the LOC106446720 gene encoding probable glucuronoxylan glucuronosyltransferase IRX7, with product MITQKQRRTEKGLCFKRYYKWILCFSLTLYFVASFFVDHDQEDHPSSSLSPSNPLITNPKPKPLPSRAMFESKIHNQRLGFPLQRPNIRTDVFNNLKIYVYDLPSKFNKDWLANERCSNHLFAAEVALHKALLSLRGDVRTEDPYEADFFFVPVYVSCNFSTVNGFPAIGHARSLINEAIDLVSAQHPFWNRTSGSDHVFAATHDFGSCFHTMEDRAIADGVPRMLRNSIVLQTFGVTYKHPCQEVENVVIPPYISPESLHKTQKNIPTAKERDIRVFFRGKMEIHPKNISGRFYSKRIRTEIWRSYGGDRRFYLQRQRFAGYQSEIARSVFCLCPLGWAPWSPRLVESVALGCVPVIIADGIRLPFPSAVRWPDISLTVAERDVGRLGDILDHVAATNLSDIQQNLEDPSVRRALLFNVPPREGDATWQVLEALSKKVNRSVRRKSNDVL from the exons ATGATTACACAGAAACAGAGAAGAACAGAGAAAGGTCTATGTTTCAAACGCTACTACAAATGGATCCTCTGTTTTTCACTTACTCTATATTTTGTTGCTTCCTTCTTTGTCGATCATGACCAAGAAGACCatccttcctcttctttgtCGCCATCAAACCCTCTCATaactaaccctaaacccaagcCTCTCCCTTCTCGTGCCATGTTTGAATCAAAAATCCATAATCAAAGACTTGGCTTCCCCCTTCAACGTCCCAACATCAGAACTG ATGTATTCAACAATTTGAAGATCTACGTCTATGACTTGCCTTCCAAGTTCAACAAAGATTGGTTAGCCAACGAGAGATGCAGCAACCACCTCTTCGCTGCGGAGGTGGCTCTTCACAAAGCGTTGCTCAGCCTCCGCGGAGACGTGCGGACGGAAGATCCCTACGAGGCCGACTTTTTCTTCGTCCCTGTCTATGTTTCTTGCAATTTCAGCACAGTCAACGGCTTTCCAGCGATTGGTCACGCCCGATCACTCATCAATGAAGCGATAGACCTCGTCTCTGCTCAACACCCGTTCTGGAATCGTACTAGTGGCTCTGACCACGTCTTCGCTGCTACACACGACTTTGGCTCTTGCTTCCACACCATG GAGGATAGAGCAATCGCTGATGGGGTACCAAGGATGTTGAGAAACTCTATAGTTTTGCAAACTTTTGGTGTAACTTATAAGCATCCATGCCAAGAGGTAGAGAACGTTGTGATACCACCGTACATCTCGCCGGAGAGTTTGCATAAGACTCAAAAGAATATTCCGACAGCTAAAGAACGAGACATTAGAGTTTTCTTCCGCGGGAAGATGGAGATTCATCCCAAAAACATTAGTGGACGCTTCTACAGCAA GCGAATAAGGACGGAGATATGGAGGAGTTACGGGGGTGACCGGCGGTTTTATCTCCAACGACAAAGATTTGCCGGTTACCAGTCAGAAATAGCTCGTTCTGTTTTCTGTTTGTGTCCTCTAGGGTGGGCCCCATGGAGCCCGAGACTTGTTGAGTCGGTTGCACTTGGGTGCGTGCCGGTTATTATCGCCGACGGGATTCGTTTGCCGTTCCCATCCGCGGTGCGTTGGCCTGATATCTCGCTCACGGTGGCGGAGAGAGACGTCGGGAGACTCGGAGATATTTTAGACCACGTGGCGGCTACTAATTTGTCCGACATACAGCAGAACCTTGAGGATCCGTCTGTCAGGCGGGCCCTTCTGTTTAATGTTCCTCCGCGAGAGGGAGATGCCACGTGGCAAGTTCTGGAAGCTTTGTCAAAGAAAGTGAATAGGTCTGTTAGAAGAAAGTCAAATGATGTTCTGTAA
- the LOC106446719 gene encoding protein NUCLEAR FUSION DEFECTIVE 4-like, producing MHQSGETVRFLIHLFNGRWFMVFASFLIMACAGATYLFGTYSKDIKSTLGYDQTTLNLLGFFKDLGANVGVMSGLIAEVTPTWFVLTVGSAMNFVGYFMIWLTVTGKVSKPKVWQMCLYICIGANSQNFANTGALVTCVKNFPESRGVMLGLLKGYVGLSGAIMTQLYFAIYGNDSKSLILLIAWLPAVVSLVFVYSIREKKVVRQRNELNVFYNFLYLSIFLALFLMAMNIAEKQVHFTKAAYAASATICCVLLFVPLTVAVKQEIEVWNMKKLPPSEVKVENLSRMSDLPGSPLEKKVEAPKKEIDLVHEEKEMKSCFLTVFDPPPRGEDYTILQALLSLDMIILFVATFCGLGSSLTAVDNLGQIGESLGYPNHTVSSFVSLVSIWNYFGRVFSGFVSEYLLAKYKLPRPLMMTFVLLLSCAGHLLIAFPVPGSVYVASILMGFSFGAQLPLLFAIISELFGLKYYSTLFNCGQLASPLGSYILNVRVTGMLYDREALKQLKARGLTRKDVKDLTCLGSQCYKLPFVILASVTFFGALVSLGLAIRTRKFYKGDIYKKFRETPGSESESVLVSDPRKS from the coding sequence ATGCATCAGTCTGGAGAGACCGTACGATTCTTGATTCACCTCTTTAATGGAAGATGGTTCATGGTGTTTGCTTCGTTCCTCATCATGGCGTGCGCTGGAGCCACTTATCTCTTCGGGACATACTCCAAAGACATCAAATCCACACTTGGTTACGACCAGACAACGTTGAACCTGTTAGGTTTCTTTAAAGATCTCGGAGCAAACGTAGGAGTCATGTCCGGACTCATAGCGGAAGTCACGCCCACTTGGTTCGTTCTAACCGTCGGCTCCGCGATGAACTTCGTCGGTTACTTCATGATCTGGCTCACCGTTACAGGGAAAGTATCCAAACCGAAAGTCTGGCAGATGTGTCTCTACATTTGCATCGGAGCCAACTCTCAGAACTTCGCAAACACGGGAGCTTTGGTTACTTGCGTCAAGAACTTCCCTGAGAGCAGAGGAGTCATGCTCGGTTTGCTCAAGGGCTACGTTGGGTTAAGTGGAGCGATCATGACGCAGCTTTACTTTGCTATTTACGGTAACGACTCCAAGTCTTTGATTCTGTTGATCGCTTGGCTACCCGCTGTGGTCTCCCTTGTGTTTGTGTATTCCATTAGAGAGAAGAAGGTCGTGAGGCAGAGGAACGAGCTGAATGTGTTTTACAATTTTCTatatctctccatcttcttggCGTTGTTCCTAATGGCTATGAACATCGCCGAGAAGCAAGTTCATTTCACCAAAGCCGCTTACGCGGCGAGCGCTACTATCTGTTGTGTTTTGCTATTTGTGCCTCTAACGGTTGCGGTTAAGCAAGAGATCGAAGTGTGGAACATGAAGAAGTTGCCTCCCAGTGAGGTAAAGGTTGAGAACCTTTCTAGGATgagtgacctcccgggaagtccccTAGAAAAAAAAGTTGAGGCCCCCAAGAAAGAAATTGATCTTGTTCATGAAGAGAAGGAGATGAAATCTTGTTTCTTGACGGTTTTTGATCCGCCACCAAGAGGGGAAGATTACACAATACTACAAGCATTGTTAAGCCTCGACATGATCATCCTATTCGTCGCGACTTTCTGCGGTTTAGGATCAAGCTTGACGGCTGTAGACAACCTAGGACAGATAGGGGAGTCCCTCGGCTACCCGAACCATACGGTTAGCTCATTTGTGTCTCTAGTTAGCATATGGAACTACTTCGGCCGAGTCTTCTCCGGGTTCGTCTCTGAATACTTGCTCGCCAAGTATAAACTACCCCGACCGCTCATGATGACGTTCGTCCTTTTATTGAGCTGCGCGGGACACCTTCTCATCGCCTTCCCGGTGCCTGGCTCGGTATACGTAGCGTCCATTCTAATGGGATTCTCTTTCGGCGCGCAACTCCCTCTCCTCTTTGCCATCATCTCGGAGCTTTTTGGTCTCAAGTACTACTCTACATTGTTTAACTGCGGGCAGCTCGCTAGCCCGCTCGGGTCTTACATCTTGAACGTTCGCGTGACGGGCATGCTTTACGATAGAGAGGCCTTGAAGCAGCTAAAAGCGCGAGGGCTAACGAGAAAAGATGTGAAAGACTTGACTTGCTTAGGAAGTCAATGCTATAAATTGCCGTTTGTGATTTTGGCTTCAGTGACCTTCTTTGGAGCGCTTGTGTCTTTGGGTCTAGCGATAAGGACGAGAAAGTTTTACAAAGGTGATATTTACAAAAAGTTTAGGGAGACTCCTGGATCTGAATCTGAATCTGTATTGGTCTCTGATCCAAGAAAGTCTTGA